GCCTTGATTGCCTTCTGGTGCGCGCTCAGCTTCGTTGGCTCACAGTTTCACCGCTCAACGGCGCAGAGCGCAACGCACTCGCTCGTCCTTTTTGAAACGGTCAAGCTGATGCACCCACGCGCAATGAACGACTTCTGGAGGCAGATGCCTGGCATGAATGATCCATGGGTTCTGCAGGCCCCCAAGCTGTCACCGCGCACCCTGGAAATTCTTGAGGGATACCGCCCCAAGGAACTGTATTTGGCCTATTCCGATCCGGCCTATTGGGACATGCTGGTGTTTCATCCCTCCGGCCCTCAATTGCTGGGGCTGACCGAAGAGCAGAACCGCGAACTGACGCGCGAATTCTTCCGCTACAACCTTTGGCACAACCTTCCGGACGTGATCGGTAGCCGCGTCAATGTCCTGCTTTCCGCCGCATTGGCCCAAGGGGGATTTCCCGCACTCAACTATGCGCCTTATGTTCTCAACCGCATCAAAACCAAATCCAAACTGCGTCGCTTCGGCTTGGTTCAAGCCGAAAACGCATTGCGGGACGTCCACAAACACAGCTACCAGTTCCGATGGCTGCTTTGGACACCATGGCTCGGCCTGGGTCTGTTGCTGCTCGTGTTGTGGAAGGGTGTCCAGTCCAAGAACGGGCCGATATTGCTGGTGAGCGTATTCGCTGCGCTCCAGTTTGCAGCCATCGCGGCATTTGCCTCCGCAGGCGAGTATCGGTATTTGCTGCCGTTCTTCACATTGCCGCTCGCATTGATTCCCATGTTGCTTGCAACCAAACCGGCCAAGACAAGCTAGTCAACGCGTTTCACTAGATGGTTGAGGCATTTTGTAAAATGCCGAAATATGCCGTGATTTTTCACAATCACTGCCTCCGAATACCCCGCTTCCCCTGGATCCCCCCTTGACTTACGCCCCCGAAACACGGCGCCGCCGCACCTTTGCCATCATTTCCCACCCTGACGCAGGTAAGACCACGCTGACGGAAAAGCTGCTGCTGTTCTCGGGCGCGATCCAGATCGCCGGTGCCGTGAAGGGCCGCAAGGCCAGCCGCCACGCCACATCCGACTGGATGGAAATCGAAAAGCAACGCGGTATCTCGGTCGCATCGTCGGTGATGCAGATGAGCTACCGCGACCACGTCATCAACCTGCTCGACACCCCCGGCCACAAGGACTTCTCGGAAGACACCTACCGCGTGCTGACCGCCGTGGACTCGGCGCTCATGGTGATCGACGCCGCCAACGGTGTGGAAGCGCAGACCCGCCGCCTGATCGAGGTCTGCCGCCAGCGCGACACGCCCATCATCACCTTCGTGAACAAGATGGACCGCGAAGTGCGCGACCCGCTCGACATCCTCGACGAAGTGGAACGCGAACTCGGCATGCCCTGCTGCCCCATCACCTGGCCTGTCGGTCAGGGCAAGAGCTTCGGCGGCATCATCAACCTGCGCACGCAAAGCATGACCGTGTTCGCACCCGGCAGCGAAAAGCGCCCACAGGATTTCGAAACCATTCCACTCAGCGAAGCCGACAAGCTGCGCGCGCGCTTCGGCAAGGCTTTTGACGACGCTCTTGAAAGCATGGAGCTCGCCGTCGGCGCATCCGCCGAATGGGACCATGAAGCCTTCCTCGCAGGCAAGCTCACACCCGTGTTCTTCGGCTCCGGTGTGAACAACTTCGGTGTGATGGAAGTGCTCGACGCCGTCGTCGACATGTCCCCGCCACCCGGCCCGCGCAAGAGCACGCTCATCGTCAACAAACAGCCCGTAGAAAAGATCATCCAGCCAGAAGACGACAGTTTCTCCGGCGTGGTGTTCAAAGTGCAGGCCAACATGGACGCCAACCACCGCGACCGCATCGCCTTCGTGCGCGTGGCCTCCGGCAAGTACACGCCCGGCATGAAGATGAAGGTGCAACGCACGGCCAAGGAACTGCGCCCCACATCGGTCGTCACCTTCATGAGCCAACGCCGCGAAGCCGTGGACGAAGCCTACGCAGGCGACATCATCGGCTTCACCATCCACGGCGGCGTGCAGCTCGGCGACACCATCACCGACGGCCCAAACCTGCAGTTCACCGGCCTGCCATTCTTCGCCCCCGAACTGTTCATGACCGTGGTGCTGCGCAACCCGCTGCGCACCAAGCAATTGCAGCAAGGCCTGATGCAGCTCGGCGAAGAAGGCGCGATCCAGGTCTTCAAACCCGAAGCCGGCGGCAACATGCTGCTCGGCGCTGTCGGCCAACTGCAGTTCGAAGTGGTGCAGCACCGTTTGAACACCGAATACGACTGCGACATTCGTCTGGAAGGTTGCCAGTACACGGGCGCGCGCTGGATCACTGCGGATACGCCCGCCGAATTGCGCGATTTCGAAAACGCCTATCCGCTGCGCATGGCGCGGGACGCTGCTGATACGCTGGCATATCTGTGCACCAGCCCTTATGACGTGCGACTGGCGCAGGAGCGGTTTCCGAAGATCCACTTCCATCCGCTGCGCGAGCATGCGGGGTTGGCGTTGCAAGCTAGTTAGAACTGAAGCCGTTTGTCGGATGGGCGTCTAACTGCGGCTATCCGACACTATTGCGATGGAGGCGTTACCTCTTTCGCGAAAGCCTCACCATTCACGGCAAACCACTCCACCCCGCGCGTCGTGCCAAGCCAACGAAGCGAGCGATTTCCAATCAGCGACTGCTTGAGATTGGAGGGCGCCGCAACTCTGAATGCACCAGTTCTAGAGAAGTCGAAACGCTCGGGATGCACATGGACATGCACTTGATCGAGGGCTGCGGCAACAACGAAGAATGCGTCCGGTTGCTGAGCCTCTGCATCGAGATAGAACCCCAGATGCTGGTAGCGATTAACTTTGCTCCACTCCGAATCGGGCAACCCCAACTTGTCCCAGAAGGCCTTATGGGGATAATAGAGAACGCTGTTCACCGTTGGCACACCTACAGCTGCCAACGTCAATGGTCCAATGCCATCCCCATTGACTACGAGTGTGCGCAAAGGTTGACCCGTATGCCGCGAATCCGTCACGAACGGACTAGTTTCGGCGGAAAGCCTCACATCGCGTGGAGCCCTACTGATCGGATTGAACACCAGCGACGTCATCAGATGCAGCACTACCATCATCGCCACCGCAGCAGCCATCCGGTCGCGAGCCATCCACCAGCAGACGTAGGCACCACCTATCATCATTGCTGCTACATACACAGGGCTGTTTGTCGGGAAAAAGTCGACAGGCGTTGATGAGATAGCAGCTCCAACCAACACCCCACTGGTCAACGTCAGCACTGCCGGAACAACCCAGCGATTGGTCTTGTTGCCGGAGATGCAGGCCAGATCGGCGTCCCGGTTTCCCGCAACCAACGAGATCAGGACAATTGTCGCAAGCCCCAGCCCCACGTCCATCCGAGTGGTCGGCATGTTTCCCCACAAAGTGATCTTGGCTAACCAGACAGGGACACCAACAAAGCAATAGAGCCAGAAGCAGGCAATGAACGCCGCGCAAGCGAGAACAGTCCAGCGATGCCCCGTGGAACGAAGGAAATGTCGCACAGTGAGAAATACCAACAAAAGCGGCAGAAAGAAGTACGAGCTCGCCTCTGACTCATTGGTTGCAGTTCCCGGCGCACGCACTACCGTCTCCACATTGGCGTAGCCGCGCAAATGCCACCACCACGACATGTC
This genomic stretch from Diaphorobacter sp. HDW4B harbors:
- a CDS encoding peptide chain release factor 3, with product MTYAPETRRRRTFAIISHPDAGKTTLTEKLLLFSGAIQIAGAVKGRKASRHATSDWMEIEKQRGISVASSVMQMSYRDHVINLLDTPGHKDFSEDTYRVLTAVDSALMVIDAANGVEAQTRRLIEVCRQRDTPIITFVNKMDREVRDPLDILDEVERELGMPCCPITWPVGQGKSFGGIINLRTQSMTVFAPGSEKRPQDFETIPLSEADKLRARFGKAFDDALESMELAVGASAEWDHEAFLAGKLTPVFFGSGVNNFGVMEVLDAVVDMSPPPGPRKSTLIVNKQPVEKIIQPEDDSFSGVVFKVQANMDANHRDRIAFVRVASGKYTPGMKMKVQRTAKELRPTSVVTFMSQRREAVDEAYAGDIIGFTIHGGVQLGDTITDGPNLQFTGLPFFAPELFMTVVLRNPLRTKQLQQGLMQLGEEGAIQVFKPEAGGNMLLGAVGQLQFEVVQHRLNTEYDCDIRLEGCQYTGARWITADTPAELRDFENAYPLRMARDAADTLAYLCTSPYDVRLAQERFPKIHFHPLREHAGLALQAS